One region of Rhodocaloribacter litoris genomic DNA includes:
- a CDS encoding P-loop NTPase, whose protein sequence is MKRRPMILAFVSGKGGVGKSVLAVNLAETLCRQGHRVALLDVDLGQGACAVLLNETPVASVLDAVRGKARLIETLHETTGGFTLVQAVAEAAGADGLEHKLFRELDTLLGDLRRTHDVILLDAPAGVDGAVRWALDRADLGLLVLVGEPTAIADAYRLAKFVWQNDPAYPLGALVNYAEDEADARSVAERFSRITAHFTGQETLYFGWVPFSAHIRRSVREQCPAVRTFSPVARVFDRLGRALTAGRPVPLEAPAS, encoded by the coding sequence ATGAAACGACGCCCAATGATCCTGGCCTTCGTCAGCGGCAAAGGCGGTGTCGGCAAAAGCGTTCTGGCCGTCAACCTGGCCGAGACGCTGTGCCGGCAGGGCCACCGCGTCGCCCTCCTCGACGTCGACCTGGGGCAGGGGGCCTGCGCCGTGCTGCTCAACGAAACCCCCGTGGCGAGCGTGCTGGACGCCGTGCGAGGCAAGGCCCGGCTCATCGAGACGCTCCACGAAACCACGGGCGGCTTCACGCTGGTGCAGGCCGTGGCCGAAGCCGCCGGCGCCGACGGGCTCGAACACAAGCTCTTCCGGGAGCTCGACACCCTCCTGGGCGACCTCCGGCGCACACACGACGTCATCCTGCTCGACGCGCCGGCCGGCGTCGACGGCGCCGTGCGCTGGGCCCTGGACCGCGCCGACCTGGGCCTGCTCGTACTCGTGGGCGAGCCCACGGCCATCGCCGACGCCTACCGCCTGGCCAAGTTCGTCTGGCAGAACGACCCCGCCTACCCGCTGGGGGCCCTCGTCAACTACGCCGAAGACGAGGCGGACGCCCGCAGCGTGGCCGAGCGCTTCTCCCGGATCACGGCCCACTTCACCGGACAGGAAACATTGTACTTCGGCTGGGTACCTTTTTCCGCGCACATCCGCCGCTCGGTCCGTGAACAGTGCCCCGCCGTCCGCACGTTTTCGCCGGTCGCCAGGGTCTTCGACCGCCTGGGCCGCGCCCTCACCGCGGGCCGTCCGGTGCCGCTCGAGGCGCCCGCCTCCTGA
- a CDS encoding sigma-70 family RNA polymerase sigma factor — protein sequence MAQDLQAHAVRYAREPNEANREAVVLAAIPLVRSVVGRLSIPDHPLATREDLENVGILGLLQALEGYDPERGTPFVSYAYGRIRGALVDYLRSIDALPRERRRKLAEAHQALDTLRQVLGAEPSDQDVADYLGISLVEYHTLLRDAQCRFSLSLHSPVDVDGEQIVLETIPNEDTFQAFEQIDRASLREYIQTLIKELPEREQTILALYYFENLTLREIAGLMNRTEARISQILGKILMTLRTQLTRAQSRAA from the coding sequence ATGGCTCAAGACCTACAAGCCCACGCTGTACGATACGCGCGAGAGCCCAACGAAGCCAACCGCGAAGCCGTGGTGCTTGCCGCCATCCCGCTGGTGCGCTCGGTGGTCGGCCGCCTCAGCATTCCCGACCATCCCCTGGCCACCCGGGAAGACCTGGAAAACGTCGGCATCCTGGGGCTGCTGCAGGCCCTGGAAGGCTATGATCCCGAGCGGGGTACGCCGTTCGTCTCCTACGCCTACGGCCGCATCCGCGGCGCCCTGGTAGACTACCTCCGCTCCATCGATGCCCTGCCCCGGGAACGGCGCCGGAAGCTGGCCGAAGCCCACCAGGCCCTCGACACGCTCCGCCAGGTCCTCGGCGCCGAACCCAGCGACCAGGACGTGGCCGACTACCTGGGCATCTCGCTCGTCGAATACCACACCCTGCTGCGCGATGCGCAGTGCCGCTTCTCGCTCTCGCTCCATTCCCCCGTCGACGTCGACGGCGAACAGATCGTCCTCGAAACCATCCCGAACGAGGACACCTTCCAGGCCTTCGAACAGATCGACCGTGCCTCGCTGCGGGAATACATCCAGACGCTGATCAAGGAATTGCCCGAGCGGGAGCAGACCATCCTCGCCCTCTACTACTTCGAAAACCTCACCCTGCGCGAGATCGCCGGGCTGATGAACCGCACCGAGGCGCGCATCTCCCAGATCCTCGGCAAAATCCTGATGACGCTGCGCACCCAGCTCACCCGCGCCCAGTCCCGGGCGGCCTGA
- a CDS encoding peptidylprolyl isomerase, translating to MRENTGVVLWILVIAFGVIWVLQDAGTFDVVGNLGNRLGSVDGDIITVEEYQQAVQAQLDAYQRQSGGEVPPQIADRIRDQVFDQIVENRLREKEMKRLGIDVSDQELVDMVLGDDPHPLIKLYFGDGQGGVDRAALESFLANPDANASWIQLENILRAQRRQEKLDNLITATVRIPEAELRNEYLRRNRKVDTRFVALRYAALPDDSVQVTDRDLRNYYNEHREDFRRERSYTLLYVTLPKVPTAGDTAAVVNDLQSLREAFARTDNDSLFLARNGSERPFTDAYFRRDELDEALAEAVFDDPRPGELIGPIFSGDLVHLVKILDVRPAEETAVRARHILFRAPEGDAEARAEARRQAMDVRRELLRGADFAEMARQHSADGTRARGGDLGWFGPGRMVEPFEQAAFNARVGEIVGPVETQFGYHLIQVTERADKEVKLADLALRIRTSIATLNEIQETLGDVQYFAGESGDFRAEAERAGLEVRTVQVQADQQFIPGIGNSTTLRNFLERAEPGDVSDVIELDEQFVVVQLETVTPEGYRPFEEVRAQIEPRVKNQKKAAIQSRRLREALAAHGFDGLAAALPGAIEQTATGLSYQSVTVPGLGREPAFVGTALALNEGDVSDVIEGNNAAFVLQVTRVEEPPAPTAADLEQLRTTLLRQRQNLVRNQWITALREEADITDNRRFFFQ from the coding sequence ATGCGCGAGAATACCGGAGTGGTCCTCTGGATTCTCGTCATCGCTTTCGGTGTGATCTGGGTGCTCCAAGACGCCGGCACGTTCGACGTCGTCGGCAACCTGGGCAACCGGCTCGGCTCGGTCGACGGCGACATCATCACCGTCGAGGAATACCAGCAGGCGGTGCAGGCCCAGCTGGACGCCTACCAGCGCCAGAGCGGCGGCGAGGTGCCCCCCCAGATAGCCGACCGGATCCGCGACCAGGTCTTCGACCAGATCGTGGAGAACCGGCTCCGGGAGAAAGAGATGAAGCGCCTCGGCATCGACGTCTCGGACCAGGAGCTGGTCGACATGGTGCTGGGAGACGACCCGCATCCCCTCATCAAACTGTACTTCGGAGACGGCCAGGGCGGCGTCGACCGGGCCGCCCTGGAAAGCTTTCTGGCCAACCCGGACGCCAATGCCTCCTGGATTCAACTCGAGAACATCCTCCGCGCCCAGCGCCGCCAGGAGAAGCTCGACAACCTGATCACGGCCACCGTGCGCATCCCGGAAGCGGAGCTGCGGAATGAATACCTGCGGCGCAACCGCAAGGTGGACACCCGCTTCGTGGCCCTGCGCTATGCCGCCCTGCCGGACGACTCCGTCCAGGTGACCGACCGCGACCTGCGCAACTACTACAACGAACACCGGGAAGACTTCCGGCGGGAACGGTCCTACACCCTGCTCTACGTGACCCTGCCGAAGGTCCCGACCGCCGGGGATACGGCCGCCGTCGTGAACGACCTCCAGAGCCTGCGGGAAGCGTTCGCGCGGACGGACAACGACTCGCTTTTCCTGGCCCGCAACGGCTCGGAACGCCCGTTCACGGACGCCTACTTCCGGCGCGACGAGCTGGATGAGGCCCTCGCCGAAGCCGTCTTCGACGATCCCCGGCCCGGCGAGTTGATCGGCCCCATCTTCTCCGGCGACCTGGTCCACCTCGTCAAGATCCTCGACGTGCGCCCGGCCGAGGAGACGGCCGTGCGCGCGCGCCACATCCTCTTCCGGGCCCCCGAAGGCGACGCCGAAGCCCGTGCCGAGGCCCGCCGCCAGGCGATGGACGTCCGCCGCGAGTTGCTCCGCGGTGCCGACTTCGCCGAAATGGCCCGCCAGCACTCGGCCGACGGCACCCGCGCCCGGGGCGGCGACCTGGGCTGGTTCGGCCCGGGCCGGATGGTCGAGCCCTTCGAGCAAGCCGCCTTCAACGCCCGCGTCGGCGAGATCGTCGGCCCCGTCGAGACCCAGTTCGGCTACCACCTCATCCAGGTGACCGAACGCGCCGACAAAGAGGTGAAGCTGGCCGACCTGGCCCTGCGCATCCGCACCAGCATCGCCACCCTGAACGAGATCCAGGAAACGCTCGGCGACGTGCAGTACTTCGCCGGCGAAAGCGGCGACTTCCGGGCCGAAGCCGAACGGGCCGGCCTGGAGGTCCGCACCGTACAGGTACAGGCGGACCAGCAGTTCATCCCCGGCATCGGCAACAGCACCACCCTGCGCAACTTCCTCGAACGTGCCGAGCCGGGTGACGTCTCCGACGTGATCGAGCTCGACGAGCAGTTCGTCGTGGTCCAGCTGGAGACGGTGACCCCGGAAGGTTATCGCCCGTTCGAGGAGGTCCGCGCCCAGATCGAACCGCGCGTGAAGAACCAGAAGAAGGCGGCCATCCAGAGCCGGCGGCTGCGCGAAGCCCTGGCGGCACACGGTTTTGACGGGCTGGCCGCCGCCCTGCCCGGCGCCATCGAACAGACGGCCACCGGCCTCTCCTACCAGAGCGTCACCGTCCCCGGCCTGGGACGCGAGCCGGCCTTCGTCGGCACGGCCCTCGCCCTGAACGAAGGAGACGTCTCCGACGTGATCGAAGGCAACAACGCCGCCTTCGTGCTCCAGGTGACCCGGGTGGAGGAACCGC